In Candidatus Eisenbacteria bacterium, the following proteins share a genomic window:
- a CDS encoding DUF2847 family protein: protein MNESLRLPEDPDEAVRALREASREAPVLLLKKSPVCPVSRTAETELRHWLEKREGGATIRVARLDVVAERALARGITDRLGIAHASPQMVIFKKGTVCWHGSHYDLSEDILNEYL from the coding sequence GTGAACGAATCGTTGCGGTTGCCGGAGGACCCGGACGAGGCGGTGAGGGCGCTTCGTGAGGCGAGCCGGGAAGCCCCCGTGCTTCTTTTAAAGAAGAGCCCGGTCTGTCCGGTGAGCCGGACCGCCGAAACGGAGCTGCGTCATTGGCTCGAGAAGAGGGAGGGGGGGGCAACGATCCGCGTGGCGCGCTTGGATGTGGTCGCGGAGAGGGCCCTCGCCCGGGGGATTACGGATCGTCTCGGTATCGCTCACGCCTCGCCCCAGATGGTGATCTTCAAGAAGGGGACGGTGTGCTGGCACGGCTCCCACTACGATCTATCCGAGGACATATTGAATGAGTATCTGTAA
- the modA gene encoding molybdate ABC transporter substrate-binding protein gives MSICKRIRAATGRGALLSLASLLFLSCGGGGGQGTRTEIIVFTAGSLTEAFREIASAFETVHPGARVTLNLAGSHTLATQIVEGAPADLFASANRAQMDRVIDAGRIGEPVSFATNRLIVLVPAGNPGAVETAADLARPGLRLVVGVPGVPAGAYALEALDRLGIREEAERNVVSREETVKAVAAKVFLGEAEAGIVFATDANVETASRTEVIEIPEGANVRARYWAGALTDTPRPEEARAFLDFLLSPEGQALLEAHGFGTP, from the coding sequence ATGAGTATCTGTAAGAGAATCCGCGCGGCGACCGGACGGGGCGCCCTGCTTTCGCTCGCGTCTCTTCTCTTCCTCTCCTGCGGCGGGGGAGGGGGGCAAGGGACGCGGACCGAAATCATCGTTTTCACCGCCGGCTCCCTCACCGAGGCGTTCCGCGAAATCGCTTCCGCCTTCGAGACGGTTCATCCGGGCGCGCGGGTGACCCTCAATCTCGCCGGTTCCCACACACTGGCGACACAGATCGTGGAGGGAGCGCCGGCGGACCTGTTCGCTTCGGCGAACCGCGCTCAGATGGACCGCGTGATCGACGCGGGGCGGATCGGGGAGCCGGTCTCCTTCGCGACGAACCGGCTGATCGTCCTCGTCCCCGCCGGCAATCCCGGCGCCGTCGAAACGGCGGCCGACCTCGCCCGGCCGGGGCTCCGCCTGGTCGTCGGCGTTCCCGGCGTACCGGCCGGCGCCTACGCGCTCGAAGCGCTCGACCGGCTCGGGATACGGGAGGAGGCGGAGAGAAACGTGGTCTCCCGCGAGGAGACGGTGAAGGCGGTGGCGGCGAAGGTGTTCCTCGGCGAGGCGGAGGCGGGGATCGTCTTCGCGACCGACGCGAATGTGGAGACGGCTTCCCGGACCGAGGTGATCGAGATCCCGGAGGGGGCGAACGTTCGCGCCCGCTACTGGGCGGGCGCTCTCACGGACACGCCGCGTCCGGAGGAGGCGCGCGCTTTCCTCGACTTTCTTTTGTCGCCGGAGGGGCAAGCCCTTCTCGAGGCGCACGGGTTCGGTACGCCGTGA
- a CDS encoding oligopeptide transporter, OPT family: MSESKGLGREAFEPTPEGESYRPWIGAGERPAEFTFKAAAAGIVFGVLFGAANAYLGLKAGLTISTSIPVAVMTVALFRAFRAAGMRGTLLEANLSQTVGSASSSVASGVIFTLPALFLWGLDPTLIRMTLLALFGGLLGVLFMIPLRRLLIEREHGRLPYPEGTACAEVLVASEVGGARAGNVFWGLAAGAGFKLLVEWLRLFPDKVRFSVPLLKKGELGMSLSSALFGVGYILGPRIGAVMVGGGLLSSLVIIPALAVWGEGRPDPLYPEMVKRIAEMGPGEIWHRYVRYIGAGAVATAGLITLARSVPVMIESFRVGARNIGRRLGEGAGAAPRTGDDLPLRFVGAGTAVLVIGLAVVPNLFGGGVPGALRPLAAVLIAVFAFFFVTVASRVVGLVGVTSNPTSGMTIASLLGTAGIFYLLGWTDDTAKGAALSVGCVVAIAASISGDTSQDLKTGFLLGATPRKQQIGELLGVITSALFVCLAVLLLDRAYGFGTDDLPAPQATLMKLVIEGVLQSSLPWGLVGIGAGIAVLCELLRIPSLPFAVGVYLPVTTMVPVFLGGALRRSLEKTARDEETRGRRRERGVLFGSGLVGGEGLLGVAVAAVAFVRGGAPEGVGSGWAGSWAGAAGLLAFFGLVLVFRWRCGRSGG, translated from the coding sequence ATGAGCGAATCGAAGGGGCTCGGACGAGAAGCCTTCGAACCGACGCCGGAGGGGGAGAGCTACCGCCCCTGGATCGGCGCCGGCGAGCGGCCCGCCGAGTTCACCTTCAAGGCGGCGGCGGCGGGGATCGTCTTCGGCGTACTCTTCGGCGCGGCGAACGCCTACCTCGGCCTCAAGGCGGGGCTCACCATCTCCACGTCCATCCCGGTGGCGGTGATGACGGTCGCGCTCTTCCGCGCCTTCCGCGCCGCCGGCATGCGCGGCACCCTTTTAGAGGCGAACCTTTCCCAGACCGTCGGCTCCGCCTCCAGCTCGGTGGCGAGCGGCGTCATCTTCACGCTGCCGGCGCTCTTCCTCTGGGGGCTCGATCCGACGCTGATCCGGATGACCCTGCTCGCCCTCTTCGGCGGTCTCCTCGGCGTTCTCTTCATGATCCCTCTCCGGCGGCTGTTGATCGAGCGGGAGCACGGCCGGCTCCCCTATCCCGAAGGGACCGCCTGCGCCGAGGTGCTCGTGGCGAGCGAGGTGGGCGGGGCGCGCGCGGGGAACGTCTTCTGGGGTCTCGCCGCGGGGGCGGGGTTCAAGCTGCTCGTGGAGTGGCTCCGTCTCTTCCCGGACAAGGTGCGCTTTTCCGTCCCCCTCTTGAAGAAGGGGGAGCTGGGGATGAGCCTCTCGTCGGCGCTCTTCGGCGTCGGCTACATTCTGGGGCCGCGGATCGGCGCGGTGATGGTCGGAGGCGGGCTTCTCTCCTCCCTGGTGATCATCCCGGCGCTCGCCGTCTGGGGCGAAGGGCGGCCGGATCCTCTCTACCCGGAGATGGTGAAGCGGATCGCGGAGATGGGGCCGGGGGAGATCTGGCATCGTTACGTGAGGTACATCGGCGCGGGCGCGGTCGCCACGGCGGGGCTGATCACTTTGGCGCGGAGCGTGCCGGTGATGATCGAGAGTTTCCGTGTGGGGGCGCGAAACATCGGCCGCCGGCTCGGTGAGGGGGCGGGCGCCGCGCCGCGCACGGGCGACGACCTCCCCCTCCGCTTCGTCGGCGCCGGCACGGCGGTTCTGGTGATCGGGCTCGCCGTCGTGCCGAACCTCTTCGGCGGCGGCGTCCCCGGCGCGCTCCGGCCGCTCGCCGCGGTGCTGATCGCCGTTTTCGCCTTCTTCTTCGTCACCGTCGCTTCCCGAGTCGTCGGTCTCGTGGGGGTCACCTCCAACCCGACCAGCGGCATGACCATCGCCTCGCTCCTCGGCACGGCGGGGATTTTCTACCTCCTCGGATGGACCGACGACACGGCGAAGGGGGCGGCGCTCTCCGTGGGGTGCGTGGTCGCCATCGCCGCCTCTATTTCCGGGGACACATCCCAGGATCTGAAGACCGGCTTTCTCCTCGGCGCCACGCCGCGGAAGCAGCAGATCGGCGAGTTGCTCGGCGTGATCACCTCGGCGCTCTTCGTCTGCCTCGCCGTGCTCCTCCTCGACCGCGCCTACGGGTTCGGCACCGACGATCTGCCGGCGCCGCAGGCGACGTTGATGAAACTGGTGATCGAGGGTGTGTTGCAGAGTTCCCTCCCCTGGGGGTTGGTCGGGATCGGCGCCGGGATCGCCGTCCTCTGCGAGCTTCTCCGGATCCCGAGCCTTCCCTTCGCGGTGGGCGTTTACCTGCCGGTGACCACCATGGTGCCGGTCTTTCTCGGCGGCGCGCTCCGCCGCAGCCTGGAGAAAACCGCCCGTGACGAAGAGACACGGGGACGCCGGCGCGAGAGGGGCGTTCTCTTCGGTTCCGGTCTGGTGGGCGGTGAGGGGTTGCTCGGCGTCGCCGTCGCCGCCGTCGCCTTCGTTCGGGGGGGCGCGCCGGAGGGAGTCGGCTCCGGATGGGCCGGCTCCTGGGCGGGCGCGGCGGGTCTGCTCGCCTTCTTCGGGCTCGTTCTCGTTTTCCGGTGGCGCTGCGGCCGGAGCGGCGGCTGA
- a CDS encoding aminotransferase class IV produces MQGGSKGAGGKRFWVNGRFVSESRATLPVLDRGLLFGDALYEVVRFYRKRVFLLDRHMDRLFREAEIIGLPVRFTAAEVARAVEGLAARSAEPGGLVLVEWTRGDGERRLAPSPGFRGNLFAVRLPLPRLPRRYRNEGAPVLTLPDERWQGTDLKSTNLLAAVLARSRAEREGCHEAILHRGRGPGARITEGTSSTVFLVRKGVVITPAVRGLLPGITREVVVGVVREEGLPLEERTVRLAELFEADEAFLTATSAEILPIGAVNGRPPARSAPGPVTRLLIPAFRRVRDRILRKTPPARK; encoded by the coding sequence ATGCAGGGCGGATCGAAGGGCGCCGGAGGGAAACGGTTCTGGGTGAACGGACGTTTCGTTTCGGAATCGCGGGCGACCCTCCCGGTGCTGGACAGGGGGCTCCTCTTCGGCGACGCGCTCTACGAGGTGGTCCGTTTCTATCGGAAGCGGGTCTTCCTCCTGGATCGTCACATGGACCGTCTCTTCCGGGAGGCGGAGATCATCGGCCTTCCGGTGCGCTTCACCGCCGCGGAAGTCGCCCGCGCCGTCGAGGGGCTCGCGGCGCGGAGCGCCGAGCCCGGTGGGCTGGTGCTGGTCGAGTGGACCCGCGGCGACGGCGAGAGGCGGCTCGCGCCTTCCCCCGGCTTTCGAGGAAATCTATTCGCGGTCCGGCTCCCCCTGCCTCGATTGCCCCGACGTTATCGTAACGAGGGGGCGCCGGTCCTCACCCTGCCGGACGAGCGTTGGCAAGGCACCGACCTGAAGAGCACCAACCTCCTCGCCGCCGTCCTCGCCCGCTCCCGGGCGGAGCGGGAGGGCTGCCACGAAGCGATCCTCCACCGGGGGAGGGGACCGGGGGCGCGCATCACCGAAGGGACCTCCTCCACGGTCTTTCTCGTCCGGAAGGGGGTCGTGATCACCCCCGCCGTGCGGGGGCTTCTCCCCGGGATCACCCGCGAGGTGGTGGTCGGCGTGGTCCGCGAGGAGGGGCTTCCCCTCGAGGAGAGGACGGTCCGTCTCGCCGAGCTGTTCGAGGCGGACGAGGCGTTTCTCACCGCGACCTCCGCGGAGATCCTCCCGATCGGCGCGGTGAATGGACGCCCCCCGGCGCGCTCCGCCCCCGGCCCGGTCACCCGCCTCCTGATTCCGGCGTTTCGGCGCGTCCGGGACCGGATTCTCCGGAAAACGCCCCCGGCCCGGAAGTAA
- a CDS encoding SRPBCC domain-containing protein: MRAAGADPERVIRGETTVNGTIEDVWAAWTTEEGIRSFFAPDCRVELKVGGPFEMYFLPDAEPGSRGGEGNRILAFEPPRMLSFTWNAPPSIPSVREQRTHVTLRFHPLDEKRTRVVLIHDGWGEGEDWDKAYAYFERAWLKGVLPWLRYRFDHGPVDWMNPPKIEG, from the coding sequence ATGCGCGCCGCCGGCGCCGACCCGGAAAGGGTCATCCGCGGCGAGACGACGGTGAACGGAACGATCGAGGATGTGTGGGCCGCCTGGACCACGGAAGAGGGGATCCGGAGCTTCTTCGCCCCCGACTGCCGGGTGGAGCTGAAGGTGGGCGGTCCCTTCGAGATGTACTTCCTCCCCGACGCGGAGCCCGGCTCGCGCGGAGGCGAGGGGAACAGGATTCTCGCCTTCGAGCCGCCGCGGATGCTCTCCTTCACATGGAACGCGCCCCCCTCGATCCCGTCGGTGCGGGAGCAGAGGACGCACGTGACCCTCCGTTTCCACCCCTTGGACGAGAAGCGCACGCGGGTCGTGTTGATCCACGACGGCTGGGGCGAAGGGGAGGATTGGGACAAGGCCTACGCCTACTTCGAGCGGGCCTGGTTGAAGGGGGTGCTCCCCTGGCTCCGTTACCGTTTCGACCACGGGCCGGTCGACTGGATGAACCCGCCGAAAATCGAGGGATGA
- a CDS encoding CPBP family intramembrane metalloprotease, with protein MIDETHGTAREEAAPHAGGGRTAPSLAVVLLNQTIALAAVLALLFLFLPSDAARAVLQRSPTLREATARLLAGLGAPGAADLAIGLAAGALMIGWNVLYQSLLVRRGDHGRGEVRIGGGAGKAAAAYLLLSTSFTEEVIFRGWFFPLVAVRFGAATGLAASALLFTLTHLGKGIHGKVAVFAYGLILGGAWMITGSVWACVLAHATVNGAAFFGPFGAGRAQRG; from the coding sequence TTGATCGATGAAACCCACGGGACGGCGCGCGAAGAGGCGGCGCCCCACGCCGGGGGAGGGCGGACCGCCCCCTCCCTCGCCGTGGTCCTCCTGAACCAGACCATCGCCCTCGCGGCGGTTCTCGCCCTCCTCTTCCTTTTCCTCCCCTCCGACGCCGCCCGCGCCGTTCTGCAAAGATCCCCGACGCTTCGGGAGGCGACGGCGAGGCTCCTCGCGGGACTCGGCGCGCCGGGCGCGGCGGATCTCGCGATCGGCCTCGCGGCGGGGGCGCTGATGATCGGCTGGAACGTGCTCTATCAATCCCTGCTCGTCCGGCGGGGGGATCACGGCCGGGGGGAGGTGCGGATCGGCGGCGGCGCGGGAAAAGCGGCGGCGGCTTATCTTCTCCTCTCCACGTCCTTCACGGAGGAAGTGATCTTTCGCGGCTGGTTCTTCCCCCTCGTCGCCGTCCGGTTCGGAGCGGCGACGGGGCTCGCGGCGAGCGCTCTCCTCTTCACCCTCACGCATCTCGGGAAGGGGATACACGGAAAGGTCGCCGTGTTCGCCTACGGCCTCATCCTCGGCGGGGCGTGGATGATCACCGGATCGGTCTGGGCCTGCGTCCTCGCCCACGCCACGGTGAACGGCGCCGCCTTCTTCGGCCCCTTCGGCGCCGGACGCGCTCAGCGGGGATAG
- the modB gene encoding molybdate ABC transporter permease subunit encodes MLMLAFYLFPLAGLLVRAPGALDIGRLGGERVLAALRLSFIVSFLATAFSLLFGFPLAWVLARRPFPGKNLVRALVMLPMVLPPVVGGVALLTAFGRRGLLGGVLERFGVGLPFSLAGAVTAAAFVASPFLVLTLEAGIRSTDRRLEEAAASLGASRWTVLRAVILPAIRPSLFAGAALAWARAVGEFGATITFAGNLPGRTQTLPLAVYETLQTDHEGAILLSLLLLAVSLVVLALMRGKGAFR; translated from the coding sequence ATGTTGATGCTCGCCTTCTACCTTTTCCCCCTTGCGGGTCTTCTCGTCCGGGCGCCTGGCGCACTCGACATCGGCCGGCTCGGCGGCGAAAGGGTCCTCGCCGCCCTCCGTCTCTCCTTTATCGTCTCCTTCTTGGCGACGGCGTTCTCCCTCCTCTTCGGTTTCCCCCTCGCCTGGGTTCTCGCCCGCCGCCCTTTCCCGGGGAAAAACCTGGTTCGCGCCCTCGTGATGCTCCCCATGGTTTTGCCGCCGGTGGTGGGAGGCGTGGCGCTTCTCACCGCCTTCGGCCGCCGGGGCCTCCTGGGGGGCGTCCTCGAGCGGTTCGGCGTCGGTCTCCCCTTCTCCCTCGCCGGCGCGGTGACGGCGGCCGCCTTCGTCGCCTCTCCCTTCCTGGTGCTCACGCTGGAGGCGGGGATCCGCTCCACCGACCGGCGCCTGGAGGAAGCGGCGGCGTCCCTCGGCGCCTCGCGTTGGACCGTGCTTCGCGCCGTCATCCTGCCGGCGATCCGCCCTTCCCTCTTCGCCGGCGCGGCGCTCGCCTGGGCGCGAGCCGTGGGGGAATTCGGGGCGACCATCACCTTCGCGGGAAACCTGCCGGGCCGCACCCAAACCCTCCCCCTCGCCGTTTACGAAACGCTGCAGACCGACCACGAAGGTGCGATCCTCCTCAGCCTGCTTCTTCTCGCCGTTTCCCTGGTGGTGCTCGCCCTCATGCGGGGAAAGGGGGCTTTCCGATGA
- a CDS encoding S49 family peptidase gives MRKGFGIATVLLLAAAQAGAGTTFPYLDYHTGSGQLPQSPSVTGGPVAAFANPAAWAVSGASGFDLWWNDRSVLEGNLDNWGIATGKNLGFAMQRSAFLDPNGDRFAVYDYQAGFAWGDRRSHGGIAWRWAGGESGRLGRENGLIAGLIHRPCAHASLGYSTLWNPSSNGTLQIADLGIRPFRKPWVTLFGEFSMRDSDNLDNGRWGAGFEVRPWRGIHLGMKLREDEGDGDYTYSLNMGLTFDGTGIHVLPGYDEDGDRGATHYLARFEPPYSGLPVSKFFRGHFGPRLYVPVDLENKTLTYRKARWFDDDRIAWIDLARYLDRIAEEPSVRGVAVNMAGLRVNPSIGWELREKLEELKKTGKEVLVHVDETGNFAYYIASAADRISLDPDGGLMLTGLAVYRTYMRGFFDKVGVGVEEWRYFTHKSAFEGFTRKEMSGADREQIGRLADVIYEEMRRGVCEAREITAGRFDELVDDYALFTADEALEAGLVDTLARWHDLGEWISENRDGARLAGLPKDREDGPHPDDVWGRPKEIAVVYALGECAMDTGIRGRATSKHMRGLADDPDVAAVVLRADSPGGSALASELVAEATRKLKENEKPVVVTQGAVAGSGGYWISMDGSRILTTPVTITGSIGVIGGWFWDDGIGGKTGFDADGVQRGAHSDLFTGIRFPLLGMLPKRNMTPDEKDRIHVLFEDLYGGFVKKVAAGRGLTEERVRELGEGRIWMGGDAIENKLVDRFGTLTDAVDEARELAGLRPDEEVILTEYPKRKLFELPRFGGGFPGLRLFAAPLARWLAPDASAPEILPEDYESAYFRILADSPGRPALLTPPEALPPEWAVME, from the coding sequence ATGAGGAAAGGGTTCGGTATCGCGACCGTCCTTCTGCTCGCGGCGGCGCAGGCCGGGGCGGGGACCACATTCCCCTATCTGGACTACCATACCGGGAGCGGCCAGTTACCCCAGTCGCCTTCTGTGACCGGCGGGCCCGTCGCCGCCTTCGCCAACCCGGCGGCGTGGGCCGTCTCCGGCGCCTCGGGATTCGATCTCTGGTGGAACGACAGGAGCGTCCTCGAGGGGAACCTGGACAATTGGGGGATCGCGACCGGCAAGAACCTCGGATTCGCCATGCAGCGCTCCGCCTTTCTCGATCCGAACGGCGACCGCTTCGCCGTGTACGATTACCAGGCCGGCTTCGCCTGGGGGGATCGGAGGAGCCACGGCGGTATCGCCTGGCGTTGGGCGGGGGGAGAGTCGGGTCGGCTCGGCCGCGAGAACGGCCTCATCGCGGGCCTCATCCACAGGCCGTGCGCGCACGCCTCGCTCGGTTACTCCACACTCTGGAATCCCTCGTCGAACGGCACGCTTCAGATCGCGGACCTGGGGATCCGTCCCTTCCGCAAGCCATGGGTCACTCTCTTCGGCGAATTCTCCATGCGGGATTCGGACAATCTGGACAACGGGCGCTGGGGCGCCGGTTTCGAGGTTCGGCCCTGGCGGGGAATCCATTTGGGGATGAAGCTCCGCGAGGACGAGGGGGACGGGGATTACACCTATAGCCTCAACATGGGTCTCACCTTCGACGGGACGGGCATCCACGTTCTCCCCGGATACGACGAGGACGGCGACCGGGGGGCGACCCATTACCTCGCGCGCTTCGAGCCTCCTTACAGCGGCCTGCCGGTGTCGAAATTCTTCCGCGGGCATTTCGGCCCCCGTCTTTACGTTCCGGTCGACCTGGAGAACAAGACGCTCACCTATCGGAAGGCGCGCTGGTTCGACGACGATCGGATCGCCTGGATCGATCTGGCCCGCTATCTGGACCGGATCGCCGAAGAACCGAGCGTGCGGGGCGTGGCGGTGAACATGGCCGGTCTCCGCGTCAACCCGTCCATCGGCTGGGAGCTTCGGGAGAAACTGGAGGAGCTGAAAAAAACGGGCAAGGAGGTCCTCGTCCACGTCGACGAGACGGGGAATTTCGCCTACTACATCGCGTCCGCGGCGGACCGGATCAGCCTCGATCCGGACGGCGGGTTGATGCTGACCGGACTCGCCGTCTACAGGACGTACATGCGAGGCTTCTTCGACAAGGTGGGCGTGGGCGTGGAGGAGTGGCGCTACTTCACGCACAAGAGCGCGTTCGAGGGCTTCACCCGTAAAGAGATGTCCGGCGCGGACAGGGAGCAGATCGGCCGCCTGGCGGACGTGATCTACGAGGAGATGCGCCGCGGCGTCTGCGAGGCGCGCGAGATCACCGCCGGCCGTTTCGACGAGTTGGTCGACGATTACGCCCTCTTCACCGCCGACGAGGCGCTCGAAGCGGGGTTGGTGGACACTCTCGCCCGCTGGCACGATCTGGGCGAATGGATTTCCGAAAACCGGGACGGCGCGCGCCTCGCCGGGCTGCCGAAGGACCGGGAGGACGGGCCTCACCCGGACGACGTCTGGGGGCGTCCGAAGGAAATCGCCGTGGTCTACGCCCTCGGCGAGTGCGCCATGGACACGGGGATCCGCGGGCGCGCCACCTCCAAACACATGCGGGGGCTCGCCGACGATCCGGACGTGGCGGCGGTCGTTCTCCGCGCCGATTCCCCCGGCGGGTCCGCACTCGCCAGCGAGTTGGTCGCCGAGGCGACCCGCAAGCTGAAGGAAAACGAGAAGCCGGTGGTGGTCACCCAGGGGGCGGTGGCCGGCTCGGGCGGGTATTGGATCAGCATGGACGGAAGCCGGATCCTCACCACACCGGTCACCATCACCGGTTCCATCGGCGTGATCGGCGGCTGGTTCTGGGACGACGGGATCGGCGGCAAAACCGGTTTCGACGCGGACGGCGTGCAGCGCGGCGCCCATTCCGATCTCTTCACCGGCATCCGCTTCCCCTTGCTCGGCATGCTTCCCAAGCGGAACATGACGCCCGATGAAAAGGATAGGATTCACGTTCTCTTCGAGGACCTCTACGGCGGTTTCGTGAAGAAGGTCGCCGCCGGCCGCGGTCTCACCGAGGAACGTGTCCGCGAACTGGGCGAGGGCCGGATCTGGATGGGGGGCGACGCGATCGAAAATAAACTGGTCGACCGCTTCGGCACGCTGACCGACGCGGTGGACGAGGCGCGCGAGCTCGCCGGTCTCCGGCCGGACGAAGAGGTGATCCTCACCGAATACCCGAAGAGGAAACTGTTCGAGCTGCCCCGTTTCGGAGGAGGTTTTCCCGGGCTGCGGCTTTTCGCCGCTCCCCTCGCCCGTTGGCTCGCCCCGGACGCTTCCGCGCCGGAGATCCTTCCCGAGGACTATGAATCGGCCTATTTCCGGATTCTCGCCGATTCCCCCGGCCGCCCGGCGCTCCTGACGCCGCCCGAGGCGCTGCCGCCGGAGTGGGCGGTCATGGAATAG
- a CDS encoding amidohydrolase, which translates to MTGATDIHVHVQKWEEMRPAVRDFLRGAGEGALERAIAFAGDPGLLLAEMDRCGIRRVGLVNDVSPEVTGFTEATNRFAADYAARDSSRLLPIGGVHARRLRDPAGAVRDLAAMGMVAIKIHPPHHGYPANAYTEGLDALAAVYRTAEDLGLPVMIHTGTSVIPGARCKYGRPMELDDVAVDFPDLPILMAHGGRPLWTEEAFFVLRRHRNVRLDLSGIPPRRIPEWFPRLPELGERVLWGSDWPGPGATDLGAALDAFRGLPFPEEWKRGVTDTHSSALFPEREGGE; encoded by the coding sequence GTGACGGGCGCGACGGACATCCACGTGCACGTGCAGAAGTGGGAGGAGATGCGGCCCGCCGTCCGCGATTTCCTCCGCGGCGCCGGAGAGGGCGCGTTGGAGAGGGCGATCGCCTTCGCCGGCGACCCCGGCCTTCTCCTCGCCGAGATGGACCGTTGCGGGATCCGCAGGGTGGGGTTGGTGAACGACGTCAGCCCGGAGGTGACCGGCTTCACCGAGGCGACCAACCGTTTCGCCGCCGACTACGCCGCCCGCGATTCTTCCCGGCTCCTCCCGATCGGCGGCGTGCACGCCCGGCGGCTGCGTGATCCGGCCGGAGCGGTGCGGGATCTGGCGGCGATGGGGATGGTCGCGATCAAGATTCACCCGCCGCACCACGGCTATCCGGCCAACGCCTACACCGAGGGATTGGACGCCCTCGCCGCGGTCTATCGGACCGCCGAGGATCTCGGCCTACCCGTGATGATCCACACCGGAACGAGCGTGATTCCGGGGGCGCGGTGCAAATACGGCCGTCCGATGGAGCTGGACGACGTGGCGGTCGACTTCCCGGACCTTCCGATCCTCATGGCGCACGGCGGGCGTCCCCTCTGGACCGAGGAAGCGTTCTTCGTGCTCCGCCGGCACCGGAACGTCCGCCTCGACCTTTCCGGAATCCCGCCGCGGCGGATTCCGGAGTGGTTCCCCCGCCTCCCCGAACTGGGCGAGCGCGTGCTCTGGGGATCGGACTGGCCCGGTCCCGGCGCGACCGATCTGGGCGCCGCACTGGACGCTTTCCGAGGGCTCCCTTTCCCGGAGGAGTGGAAGAGGGGCGTGACGGACACGCACTCCTCGGCGCTTTTCCCGGAGAGGGAGGGTGGGGAGTAG
- a CDS encoding ABC transporter ATP-binding protein encodes MSLVADVTVRCGEFHLSVNIRAAAGRPMALLGPNGSGKSTLVRALAGLIRIDAGEVLLGDRILDRPTEGIRVPPRRRGVGVLFQDRLLFPALTARENVAFGLRARGVSREESRREAGEWLGRFGIRGLADRKPAGLSGGEAQRVALARALAVRPELLLLDEPLAALDVESRQGAMRLLKRVLDEFPGVSIRITHDPIEALTSAERVLIIEEGRLTQDGSPDEIRRRPRSRWTASLVGLNLFEGTLVREEGRVLLRAGAAEIQIAPCGLPDRSAAVAAVHPHSVTLSTERPLTSARNVFCGEIRSIDAEEGTARIEIASDPPLIGEITSQALRDLGLSEGGRAWASFKAAEVEVYPR; translated from the coding sequence ATGAGCCTCGTCGCGGACGTGACCGTCCGGTGCGGCGAATTTCATTTATCCGTGAACATACGCGCCGCCGCCGGAAGACCGATGGCGCTTCTGGGGCCGAACGGCTCCGGCAAAAGCACGCTGGTCCGCGCGCTGGCCGGGCTGATCCGGATCGACGCCGGCGAAGTGCTGTTGGGCGACCGGATCCTGGACCGGCCCACGGAGGGGATTCGCGTTCCGCCCCGCCGGCGCGGCGTGGGCGTGCTCTTCCAAGACCGTCTCCTTTTCCCTGCCCTCACCGCCCGGGAGAACGTCGCGTTCGGACTCCGCGCCCGCGGCGTTTCTCGTGAGGAGTCGCGGCGAGAGGCGGGGGAGTGGCTCGGCCGTTTCGGGATCCGTGGCCTCGCGGACCGGAAGCCGGCGGGGCTCTCCGGCGGCGAGGCGCAACGGGTCGCCCTGGCGCGCGCCCTCGCCGTCCGTCCGGAGCTGCTCCTCCTCGACGAGCCGCTCGCCGCCCTCGACGTGGAGAGCCGGCAGGGCGCGATGCGCCTGCTGAAGCGCGTGCTCGACGAGTTCCCCGGCGTGTCGATTCGGATCACCCACGACCCGATCGAGGCGCTCACTTCGGCGGAGAGAGTGCTGATCATCGAAGAGGGGCGTCTCACCCAGGACGGCTCCCCGGACGAAATCCGCCGCCGGCCCCGGTCCCGTTGGACCGCGTCGCTCGTCGGTCTCAATCTGTTCGAAGGGACTCTGGTCCGCGAAGAGGGAAGGGTCCTGCTCCGCGCCGGCGCCGCGGAGATCCAGATCGCCCCGTGCGGTCTGCCGGACCGATCCGCGGCGGTCGCCGCCGTGCACCCGCACTCGGTGACCCTCTCCACGGAGCGGCCGCTCACGTCGGCGCGAAACGTCTTCTGCGGGGAGATCCGATCCATCGACGCGGAGGAGGGGACGGCGCGGATCGAGATCGCCTCGGATCCGCCGCTCATCGGCGAGATCACTTCCCAAGCGCTCCGTGATCTCGGTCTTTCCGAGGGGGGGCGCGCCTGGGCGTCCTTCAAGGCGGCGGAGGTGGAGGTCTATCCCCGCTGA